A region from the Metarhizium brunneum chromosome 7, complete sequence genome encodes:
- the TMA20 gene encoding Translation machinery-associated protein 20, which produces MFKKDIAPSPKQKLKSSVQRSLRQSLLTTYPLLTPHIDEILPKKASLASMKLPDRNTLYVLDAEPLFYQQDGAAAIMPHLRLVHRFPQSFPTIRIDRGAIRFVLMGATLMAPGLTSKGGRLPVEGAAARLEDGREMDQGVDADGRWSRELHKGEPVVIMAEGKQEACAVGMLVCGTDEVKAKGKGPVVEDAHFLGDGLWKLAFD; this is translated from the exons ATGTTCAAAAAGGA CATCGCCCCCTCGCCCAAGCAGAAGCTCAAGTCGTCGGTGCAGCGGTCCCTCCGCCAGTCGCTGCTCACGACGTACCCCCTGCTGACGCCGCACATTGACGAGATCCTGCCCAAGAAGGCGTCGCTGGCGAGCATGAAGCTGCCCGACCGCAACACGCTGTACGTGCTGGACGCGGAGCCGCTCTTCTACCAGCAGGACGGCGCggccgccatcatgccgcACCTCAGGCTCGTGCACCGCTTCCCGCAGAGCTTCCCGACGATCCGCATCGACCGCGGCGCCATCCGCTTCGTGCTCATGGGCGCGACGCTCATGGCCCCCGGCCTGACGTCCAAGGGGGGCAGGCTGCCGGTCGAGGGGGCCGCCGCGCGCCTCGAGGACGGCAGGGAGATGGACCagggcgtcgacgccgacggccGCTGGAGCAGGGAGCTGCACAAGGGCGagcccgtcgtcatcatggccgagggCAAGCAGGAGGCGTGTGCCGTGGGCATGCTGGTCTGCGGGACCGAcgaggtcaaggccaagggtAAGGGGCCGGTCGTTGAAGACGCGCATTTCTTGGGTGATGGGTTGTGGAAGCTGGCTTTCGATTGA